GAAGCAATAGACACCATGACCAATAGAAAATAACCTATTTATCATCCACATATAAACTCACCGTGAACTGCAGATTTAGCAACAGAAACCCCATCGATaacagtttttttgttttatttacgaTTTAAAAGGTATAGGATTCCTTCTTGTGATGAATTATGGTTCCCAAATCGTGTTGAAGATTATAAAAGAATCaaattgtataccaaaagaaggtTTCCTAAGTCTGTATTCTCACCACGGAGTCGGCGTAGCTCCTGGTTGACCTTCAATTCTCCGAATGTTCGTTGCTACTGTTAACGATCCATAAGATAGTATTTTATAACTTTCACGTTGACTGCGGTCTCGAACTGCCCCAGGAAATAATGAATTTGTAGACATTGTCAGACTTTTACAAGTagttaatgctcttcaactttatttaaccattttttaatttaatgattcagacgtcactgatgagtcttttatagacgaaatgcgcgtctggcgtacacaaTTGTAATCCTAATATacttatgatgagtttatttcaacTTATACACTGTAAATTCAGTACTGTATTGAAAATGCTCTTGTAGTCAATACAGATTTGTTATGTTTATGTTCAGGCTGATCAAGAGTTGTTATTTACCTCTTCACGTTACCATCATATTGAATTGTCTGAAAAGCAAAAGTACTTAACTTGTTTGACTTCAAGCACACTTACTGCAATAAATAAGTCTGAACATGCCATAAGAAATTATTGTtccttttctacatttgaaaatgcctgtaccaagtcaggcatatgacagttcttgtccattcgtttttgatgcgttttgttatttgatattgccatgtgattatggattttccgaattgattttcctctaagttcagtatttttgtgattttactttttttcagagaatttttaaatgaaaatgaccGTTTAAGAGTTGGAACTCATTTTCTAGTGTAATTTTTTAGATAGTTAACATTCCTGATTAGTTAAAGTCTGTATGGGATTGAACAGTGGACATATCAGTAAAGAATAGAGACAAAGGACATAACtatcaaattattaaaagatgAAGACTCCATCCTAAACCAAAATCATACTTCCCTTTATATTACAGCATTACGTACATTGAGAGGAACATCCATGGTGGATGCAGATATATCGGAAATGAAACGTGAACAATCGAACAGTCGAGCAGAGGCAAAGGTAGTTACTCATTCAATTATTAgtcttatgtaaaaaaacaaaaaacaaagagGCAACTCTTTCAAGTACACATAAGTCTACATTGTTaaaatgaagttaaagttaTGACCGTTGACTCCATTTTAATGTGTCACTTGTCTATTTAGAGATATTCCACTGTCAGTTTCCTTTAAGTTTTACAACAATACTTATAAAGCtgtaactttattttataaaacaatagtCGGCCCCTAGCCTTGTCATTACTTAACTAAACATTTGTAACAAAATTTTCTGTTCATTGACTATGCAAAAGTATTAAGGTGCATCAGACAACGATGACCGTAGATTTTAAGTGGAagtttttcatttgtctttattgttttatatgttcGGCATTCCCGATGAAGGGTATTTCAGAAATAAGTGATCGGTGGCCGCAACTAAGTGTTACCTTTTTGTGCAAAAGATAAACTTCGTACAATCAAAACCCATATGCAACTGTCTTGCTGGTTATGTTTTGAACATAATTCATTACTACATAGTCCTTGGAGGTGAACATTCTATACAACCTATCCATGTGACTTTCAAACAGTTTATCAATTGAACATAGACACCGAAACTCAAAGTTATCAagactaatataaaaaaaacaatgacttAAGATTATGATTGTCAATGCATGCATCTATCTGTTAtcaaattatattgaaatgtcGTATATACGAATGCAGTTAACCAGTTACTATTATGGAGAAAGGATCATATTGCAAATTCAATATATTGCTTTCCATTGAGTACTATCGAATGTTTAATCATTAGTAACCACTGCAAAATGAATTCAACATTTCCCCTTTAGCGCGTATTTATAAGCACTTTGGTTGCTAGTATTCTTCAGAATAGATTTTGAGATACATTATCATAAGTATCATATTAATGTGATTGTTTGAATGTGTATTATGATTGAGTGTTGCTCTTAGTCTTGGCCCATATTGGTTCAATTACAGTAAAGATAATGAAATCTAATGAATCACTTCAATACAGTTTTAAATCGTGCTGTAAATCATAGTAATATTAACAAATACTAGAACTGTCCTACAGTTATCAGCCAAGGTTGATTAACTCACTTATTACAGATAAGTTTGTATGACCCTAGATGTATTCgatttcataattattattttatcacATTATGCCTACAAGgaatacataaaaacaaacactttGGTAAAAAACAGAAGAACAATGGGCCGTTTcgcaatttcttttaaaattaaatgcaaagtTGTGAGTATATCTGGTATTGTTTTGTTTGCTTGCCTTGGTGACAAACCCATTACCATTATTTTGACGCGGCTTCCTGGAAGTTTTTACTTATTACTATTTGAATGTTTTGACCAGAATTTTACCTGTTTACCTGGGAATATGCTTAATTTGACAGCCATATGTATATTAACAGTTGCTTATATACTtattaatttcttaaaatttcaatggtattttagAATCatggtttcaaatattttgtgtattgaaGTCTGTGTTCATACTTTTCAAATGATACTATGATACAATGATGTAACAATCGTAACtgaactgaaatattttacattgcaatatgacatatatattgataattcaatctttttaaataacaaataaaaacatctaGGAATATACACACGTAAACGATCTTCAACTACAGGCACGTTTCTGTATCTAAAAATACGTTTAGAcatgttgaaaataaatgataaataagttTTCAAAGATGTACCATTGACATTATATTTCTTATGGCAAACAAAACACACAGATTTAACTAAAGAGGTGTGTTCTCAAATAGGACTGCCACAAGAAAGCCAATTAAACTAATCATGTATTTCTTTTGCATACAAACCTTGTCATTTAATTGTTTCATAATTGCAATATCTTTTGTAGATTGGCATGTTGCATTTATTTAAGAAGAAATCTCTGTGGATGCCTCTTGTCATCAGTATCATTATGCATTTGTCACAACAGTTGTCGGGTATCAATGCAGTAAGTGTTACGTCACAACAGTTGTCAGGTATCAATACAGTAAATGTAACGTCACAACAGTTGTCGGGTATCAATGCAGTAAGTGTTACGTCACAACAGTTGTCGGGTATAAATGCAGTAAGTGTTACGTGACAACAGTTGTCGGGTATCAATGCAGTTAACGTTGCGTCACAACAGATGTCGGGTATAAATGCAGTAAGTGTTACGTCACATCAGTTGTCAGGTATCAATGCAGTAAATGTAACGTCACAACAATTGTCGGGTATCAATGCAGTAAGTGTAACGTCACAACAGTTGTCGAGTATCAATGCAGTAAACGTAACGTCACAACAGTTGTACTGTATCAATGCAGTAAGTGTTACGTCACAACAGTTGTCGGGTATCAATGCAGTAAGTGTTACATCATAACAGCTGTCGGTTATCAAAGCAGTAAGTGTAACGTCACAACAGATGTCGGGTATCAATACAGTAAGTGTTACGTCACAACAGTTGTCGGGTATCAATGCAGTAAGTGTTACGTCACAACAGTTGTCGGGTATCAATGCAGTGACGTGTTGATGTCGGGTATCAGTGAAGTAATTGTTACGTCACAACAGTTGTCGGGTATTAATGCAGTAAGTTTTAAGTGTGCTTTGATGAAACAATACGAAAGTTATAGACAAATAAAGCAAATAACGGGAAAATCTTTAAAGAAATACTTATTTGTTTATAGaccaaaaacaattatttgggTCAGACATCGCTATCAAATGGAACAACTTTTTATTCACGTTGAAAAACAATCCTGTGTTTGATCCAAATGTTTACACGATATTTCATCAGGAACTTGAACTAAAACTATTTAAATTGGTTGTCATTGGTTAATGATTGTGATagatgtaaattattttgtcttGCATTTAGTCTTTACTTCTTTTTCTTTGCAttgtattatttgttggatataGTATCCTATTGTCTTATATTCTCTTCCAAATTATTATGAATTTGTTGGATATTTAGAGTTTTGTtactcttttttaatttattttcagatattttattattcagCAACGCTTTTCAAAAGTGCAGGTGTTTCAGAAACTACAGCTGCGCATGCGACCAGTGGCATTGGAGCTATCATGGTCGTTATGACGCTTATAACAATACCACTAATGGACATAATAGGAAGAAGAACTTTGCACCTGACTGGACTGGCAGGAATGTTCGTGTTTAGCATTCTTATAACACTATCACTGGTGTTTcaggtaaataaaatatatatacaggcAACTAACATCGTGAAAGTAGaatataaattaacaacttaaaacaattaaacgatcaaagtatatttaaaaCGAGAAACATCTATTGAATATTTCATGGATTCcaagaaacatttttatccaATATGAGTATAGCTGTATTTGAATTATCAattcgtataaaaaaaatattttggggtGCATGTAATggatatatttgaattttttgttgttgttgggcTTATTGATTAACAAGTCTTGAACATCTGTTTACTACTACCGCCTCGTATTTATATGGGAAATACATAGAATCACCGAGCTTTAAGTTGTTTAGCAGAAGATATACAGTATAAATACCAACAACTAGTATAACGGCCTTTGAATTcttgtattaaaataatttcaggACCAAGCCAAGTGGGTTAAAATAGCGACTATTGTTGTTTCCCTGTGTTTTGTGGTCTTCTTTGCTATTGGGCCAGGTAAGGGAAAATAGTGTAACAAAAAATGCCGAACttcaaggtaaaataaaaaaaaaaaaggtaacacCAAACGTGAGACGTTATCACCTAAAGGAACTTATGGAAATGCAACCACATACCTACTTACATTAATGTATACATATGTTTGGTATCTAAacgaaaattttaatatttgaaaataaaagaaatgattgGTATCCGATATTGACGTCATTGATACAGTAATCCAACACCACAAACACCACAGAGCATCTATAGATTTAGCGTAAAGTTCGGTCTCTTCAACAATAGCAAAGTGTGTCGCAAACAGTTTAGAAATGAATTCaaatttgagagaaaaaaaataatttgtaaatttaatgCGTCCAAAGcgtttttctggatttacatTCATCAGGAAACTTCAAAACTGCATTCTTGAACCCCAAAATATGCCCACTGTTACATAAGAAACAGAAACAGGTGAATGGACAAAAATAGACTCAGGACATTTAAAGTAAAGTATTAGTCAACTAGTATATTATTAATCAAGTACTAGTAGTAGGACATTTATTCGGTAGTAAAATATACACCAGTAAGTGAACTACTTGTCAACtaattatatattcaattagcattatatttatcaatgagtaaaacatttgtcaagtggtaatttttttgtcaataagtattaaactatttttcaattaggtatgaaaacaattttcaatttatcaattaaaatattaatcaactACATACACATTTGACAGGTTCAATCCCCTGGATGATTGTTGCAGAGTTATTCTCACAAGGTCCTAGACCAGCAGCGATGAGTATCAGTGTGTTGATCAACTGGATATTTAACTTTGTTGTGGGATACCTTTATCCATTTCTTCAGGTAAATAATAACACACGTGATGCAGGATCTGCACACCACACCGAAGCACCTCTGGGTTTTGTGTGGTTTGCTTTGCTCatcctttattttatttgctaTGTTTTGTAGactaatgtttttcttttgtacTTTTTCTTCTTcgttttattctttataatgaCATTCTGAGTACGTTTacgatttgattgattgattggatgGTGATTACTTTACGCCGCACAAAAGGTAGCGAGTTTTCGACTTATTAGTTAAACAGTCTTTTGTATCATTCGCTTCTCTTTTATGTTCTATTTTGCACACGCAATATtaacaaactatttaaaattttgtgtgTCCGATTAGCTATTTTGGTTTTATCTTTACCAGGAACGCTCACACTCAATCATTTGAAAGTAGaggatgtataaatatgtaGGAACGTAAGCTCTATCGCGAAATGGGACCTTAAAAGAAAAGCCAAAGTCATCCCAGGTCAATTGTCTTGGTCTTGTCTGATTATGCCTACTAGTATTCCCTCATGTTGTAAAAccaaatattcataaaacagaTAGTGTtaccaaaaaacaaatacatttataaaactaatGCAGCTGTAATACTGTTTATAAGATGATATGAAATCTTCTTGAATATGTCAAATTTGCATTTTGGTGTTTTCGCTTTTTACAATGCACCAAGTAGCGAAAGTAGTGTTGACTAGCAGttgatttgaaatgattaagcgtaaaaataatttggttttCATTTTGTGGTTTGCTTTTGAAAAATTCTAATCTAACTTTTTCTACAACATGTGAATGTATATTTCTATTGTCTTATTTTAGAAAGCTATTGGACATTATTCCTTTATACCATTCACTGGATGTCTTGCACTTTCctggatatttttatttaaatatttaccagaaacgaaaaataaaacaatagaggAAATCTCATCTCAATGGGAGAGAAAACCAAAAGAGGGTTTCGTAGCAAAGGAGGACACGGGACTAGTACATTTTAAGACGTCATTATAACTGTATTGCTAGCATTAATGAACTTTGAATGATCAAATAAACTGTAAAATGTTTTAAGGATGTTCACtactctgtttcaaaataacaagcctTTTAAAGACggttataaaatgtatacataaagGAActaaaatgcagaaaaaaataaagcgTCCGTGTTCTTGGTTTCGTGATATAAAAGCCATTGGACTAGACTTTTCATACGTTTAGATTTGCACCCTTTTCCCTTCAAAagttatgaaataataacaaggattttaaaacattttgaaatatagctttttaaactttatgttatacaattatgaaaagaaaGGTAGCGGTTAGTGGGGGAAATGTTTAAATAACCCTTCATTGGTAAAACCAGAGCATTctgaatatctggcaaaaatgttaaaacaagaggagcgaacATCCTTTACCTAGGACACAGGATTTGTCCACTTTAAGTCTAATTCTACACAATATAATTGCACGCATTATTAATTTGAACGATACACCTAGTTGATAGTGTTCTACTACTCAATCAACTTTACATGATTGAGCCTTGTACTAGACAGCAACATGATTTAGTGTGTTCCATTTTAggaaaattgaaattgcaatattgagtttttatcatttatttaaaatttgcaatatgcattttataCAATATGTATACTAACGTATACATTTTGTGAGTATTGACCAAgagatttgattttaaatagaacatttcatttttttaaggagTAATTTATGGTGGTCATGGAACATGCATCTAGTTATTTCATAGTGTAGCTATATAAAATGTTTGGTAATATAATTGATACATGTTTTTGTAACATCTTGATTTCTGaatatgacaaaacaaaaaacaaaagatagATATTTAACAGAACATTTTCCCTggtacttcttttttttttttaggaaaaccGAAAACTAAATATTGAGGGTTATAACATATTAAGTATCGTCATTTGTATCTTATTGACGACATGTCAATATTGAcccagatattttgttttgaatagaGTTTACTTTAGGACCAAGCAGTTTAgccattaaaataatttttgttgcataattgataattttttttttagtttgatcTATTTTTTACGCTGTCTGTCTGTCTGAATATGAACAAAGATTTTAATCGTTGACATAACACTATAGACTTCTTTCCTTAAAAAGTATACAAGtcaaaattgtatataaagGTAACACTCCGGACTCAAGAAAAAATTAACTCATAAGAGCGGTGACGTTTTGATTGCTGTTTAAAATGTATAGCTTTTACAGCATGAAAAGAAGGGGTGAACTGACACAGTTTGTTTGCCTAAAAGAAGTGACCTATATAACATATTTgactttttgattttaacatttgattatggaatttccgctttgaattttccacagagtttggtattttactttttatataccATAAGGGAACGTAAATGTCAATGTCCTAGTCAAACAAATCAGGCTGATTTAAATGATTTGGTTTAAGAAACTGTACATAAAGTAACGATGGAATTTGCCCAAACATATTCAACCGTAGACTACATATTGTGTGTAAAGTCACCATTATGCATTGGTTGACCGATTTGTTTGGTCTGTCTGCAACTCACTGCTGACATGTGTTCAGTGTCTTAGATCATAAGATACTAGGGAAGTCCCTATTAAGACATGTTTACTGAACTGGGATTCCCATGGCAGTTGgtacatgaaatatataaaatgacgtTTATCTTGTCTCCGCTACCAGCCTCCGTTGGTGATCTTTTCTAATCATACAGTTCCTTTACTATTGTTGTATTGCCTTGATTTGCATCTGCTTCctgattatttctattttttatgaaaGAGTTGAACTTAGAAGTTGGCAAAGATAAAATTAACGGTGTTCCATCAACTTTGCtatgaatgtttttgtttatcacttatttatatttatttatgtttaatatgttcAACAACTTGAATGTAATGCTTTTAGTActtgtcatattttaaaagtgaaaGCATTGTGTTTCAGATCATTGAATTGAAAGTTATTTACTAATAATAATGTTGATTACATTTATAACCTTATTATAACATTTTGACAagttgttaaatatattttttaaaatgtcctttTTCTTGTTTCCTATATATATTCAACTGTGAAAAAATCTAAACTGAATAAAGTTGAATATATTtccttctttgttatatttacataaaagataaacagttgtctttcaaatattatttgacTATTATTTCGAGGAATTGACATTATTTGTATTACTTTTTTGATACCTATTATTAAGGCTAACCTCTCGcttttcttgacttggtacGAATCATAGTTTGCCATGCTGTATTAACACTTGTTGACGTAGTGGTATGGTGTATATATTCATGACACAAGATCCCTTTTTCacttaataacacaaacatgaGTAAATGACAATGCTTTATTAAAAGTTGTTCTTCATCTAAAAGTACTAGtcttttttgttgatttgcGAGTTCGCTTTCTCATGGccaatttttagttttaaagaACATGTCGTTCTCTTCAGGGAAGCGGTGTAGTATATGTATTGTaattaaagttaaatataaagaTGTGAACAATTTCCTTGAACtgccaaaatattttcaattttccttcATCGATATTACCTTCTTTCAATAATATTAACTGTTTACAGATTTTCTATCTCAGGAAGTTTTAGCACTTACTGATCCTcaactgtttattttatttgtccttttaattttcttgattcaagcgtcactgatgagg
The nucleotide sequence above comes from Mytilus trossulus isolate FHL-02 chromosome 5, PNRI_Mtr1.1.1.hap1, whole genome shotgun sequence. Encoded proteins:
- the LOC134719064 gene encoding glucose transporter type 1-like, with the translated sequence MSTADDISIAVSSQKELTINDKTDGKITGRLMLAVFGAVLGSLQFGFNTGVINAPEGKIKDFMNVTHIKRTGEEFSEDALINLYSLLVAIFAVGGMIGGLMAGWWADFFGRKFGLILNTLPGIAAACLMFFSRHATSYEMVIAGRFLVGFNCGLYTGLTPLYLSEISTPNIRGALGTLHQFGVVIGILLSQVLGFPEVLGNGQYWHVLLGMCIVPCALQLLVMPFCPESPRYLLITKEQEDKALSSLRTLRGTSMVDADISEMKREQSNSRAEAKIGMLHLFKKKSLWMPLVISIIMHLSQQLSGINAIFYYSATLFKSAGVSETTAAHATSGIGAIMVVMTLITIPLMDIIGRRTLHLTGLAGMFVFSILITLSLVFQDQAKWVKIATIVVSLCFVVFFAIGPGSIPWMIVAELFSQGPRPAAMSISVLINWIFNFVVGYLYPFLQKAIGHYSFIPFTGCLALSWIFLFKYLPETKNKTIEEISSQWERKPKEGFVAKEDTGLVHFKTSL